From the genome of Vibrio porteresiae DSM 19223, one region includes:
- a CDS encoding TatD family hydrolase, whose product MFVDSHCHLDKLDYDELHNGVADVLDKASQANVKSFLSVGCTLDSFPNMMEMIEPFPQVHASIGVHPLDVESDFSLDTLRHYASMPRVVAIGETGLDYHYQPETAELQKLRFTQQVDLAVELNKPLIIHTRNARQDTLDILRNGRAEKCGGVIHCFTEDLEFAHAAMELGFYISISGIVTFRQANELKEVVKQLPLDRLLIETDSPYLAPVPHRGKQNQPAYVVEVAAYIAQLKGVSLAEVGQKTTQNFKDLFLR is encoded by the coding sequence ATGTTTGTAGATTCCCATTGTCACTTAGACAAATTAGATTACGACGAATTACACAATGGCGTTGCTGATGTGTTGGACAAGGCATCGCAAGCTAACGTAAAGAGCTTTCTATCGGTTGGCTGCACATTGGATTCTTTCCCCAATATGATGGAGATGATTGAGCCTTTTCCTCAGGTTCACGCGTCGATTGGCGTTCATCCATTGGACGTTGAGAGTGATTTCTCATTAGATACGTTGCGCCACTATGCTTCGATGCCTCGCGTTGTTGCCATCGGTGAGACTGGGCTAGATTATCACTACCAACCAGAGACCGCGGAACTTCAAAAGCTGCGTTTTACTCAGCAGGTCGATTTGGCTGTTGAATTGAATAAACCATTGATTATTCATACTCGTAATGCTCGACAAGATACACTGGATATTTTGCGTAATGGTCGTGCTGAAAAATGTGGTGGCGTCATTCACTGCTTCACCGAAGATCTTGAATTTGCTCACGCGGCAATGGAGTTGGGTTTTTACATCTCCATTTCCGGTATTGTTACTTTCCGACAAGCCAATGAATTGAAAGAGGTGGTTAAGCAATTGCCTCTTGATCGCTTACTCATTGAGACAGATTCACCTTACCTTGCTCCAGTTCCACACCGTGGAAAGCAGAATCAACCTGCTTATGTTGTTGAAGTGGCAGCGTATATCGCTCAACTCAAAGGCGTTTCTCTCGCTGAAGTCGGTCAAAAAACCACCCAAAACTTCAAAGATCTTTTTTTACGATAG
- a CDS encoding PTS transporter subunit EIIC, protein MKGFFSKLSQAIMLPIALLPAAGIMLGIGGSFTNPTMIEAYQIGVLQQGTVLNSFLQVMTAAGDIVFANLPVMFALAIAIGFAKAEKGAAALAALISYLVMNVAIAKTLVVGGMIDPATNTVILMGDHYSGILANVLGISNTLSMGVFGGLIAGAVTVVLHNRYHDAKLPDYLGFFGGARYVPIISAFAALFYGIVLTFIWPFFGAAFGAIGVALGELRASGLGYVASFIFGIIERSLIPVGLHHVFYLPLWQTEIGGTAHIAGAVVKGTQNIFFASLASGDFSQFSSTNFMTGKFPFMMFGLPAAAYAMYSVVDPENRKAAGGLLFSVALTAFLTGITEPIEFTFLFLSPALYYFLHVPLAGISFLLMDVLGVKVGMTFSGGFIDFSLFGILPGVTGVDNHWYYIIAVGVVYAFIYFFLFRWYILKFDVKTPGRKGSAVAVVSKQDYRDAKSGAAGQDDAKIDAMIEALGGKDNISDVDACITRLRITVKDSAIVKDNEYWTTQLGARGLVKVGDTGIQAIYGAQAATYKAQINSKLGK, encoded by the coding sequence ATGAAAGGTTTCTTTAGTAAACTTTCTCAAGCGATCATGCTACCGATAGCTTTGCTTCCAGCTGCCGGTATTATGTTGGGGATTGGTGGTAGTTTTACCAACCCAACCATGATTGAAGCGTACCAAATCGGTGTATTACAACAGGGCACAGTTTTAAATAGTTTCCTACAAGTAATGACCGCTGCGGGTGACATCGTATTCGCAAACTTACCAGTAATGTTCGCATTGGCGATTGCAATCGGTTTTGCAAAAGCTGAAAAAGGTGCAGCAGCTCTTGCAGCATTGATCTCTTACTTGGTAATGAACGTTGCTATCGCAAAAACTTTGGTTGTAGGTGGGATGATTGACCCTGCTACAAACACAGTAATTTTGATGGGCGACCACTACTCAGGTATCCTTGCTAACGTACTAGGTATTTCTAATACGCTAAGTATGGGTGTATTTGGTGGTTTGATTGCTGGTGCAGTAACTGTTGTTCTTCATAACCGTTACCACGACGCAAAACTCCCTGATTACCTAGGTTTCTTCGGTGGTGCTCGTTACGTTCCTATCATCAGTGCATTTGCTGCATTGTTCTACGGTATCGTTCTAACCTTTATTTGGCCTTTCTTCGGTGCTGCATTCGGTGCAATCGGTGTTGCTCTAGGTGAACTACGTGCTTCTGGTCTAGGCTATGTTGCATCATTCATCTTCGGTATCATTGAACGTTCATTGATCCCTGTAGGTCTACACCACGTATTCTACTTACCACTATGGCAAACAGAAATCGGTGGTACTGCACATATCGCTGGTGCTGTTGTTAAAGGTACTCAAAACATCTTCTTCGCATCTCTAGCAAGCGGTGACTTCTCACAATTCTCTTCAACAAACTTTATGACTGGTAAATTCCCATTCATGATGTTTGGTCTGCCAGCAGCAGCTTACGCTATGTACTCTGTTGTTGACCCAGAAAACCGTAAAGCCGCTGGTGGTTTGCTGTTCTCTGTTGCATTGACTGCATTCTTGACAGGTATCACTGAGCCAATCGAATTTACTTTCTTGTTCTTGTCTCCAGCTCTTTACTACTTCCTACATGTGCCATTGGCAGGTATCTCATTCCTACTAATGGACGTACTAGGCGTAAAAGTTGGTATGACATTCTCTGGCGGTTTCATCGACTTCTCATTGTTCGGTATTCTTCCAGGTGTTACAGGTGTTGATAACCACTGGTACTACATCATTGCAGTAGGCGTTGTTTACGCATTCATCTACTTCTTCCTGTTCCGTTGGTACATCCTGAAATTTGACGTTAAAACTCCTGGCCGTAAAGGCAGTGCAGTAGCGGTTGTATCTAAACAAGACTACCGTGATGCAAAATCAGGTGCAGCGGGCCAAGACGACGCGAAAATTGACGCAATGATTGAAGCGCTAGGTGGCAAAGACAACATTTCTGATGTTGACGCATGTATCACTCGTCTACGTATCACTGTTAAAGATTCAGCTATCGTTAAAGACAACGAATACTGGACTACTCAACTAGGCGCTCGTGGTCTAGTGAAAGTTGGCGACACTGGTATCCAAGCGATTTACGGTGCTCAAGCTGCAACTTACAAAGCTCAGATTAACTCTAAACTTGGTAAGTAA
- a CDS encoding RDD family protein — protein MSIKEKFKRTGAFVIDFQIVKMFAQVLIGGVYYAIMGISSRHPDYQGLISSTGNAALPLMLAICVFILLLFIGMYLGYHWVCYRYLGNSLARFFLKVSVVSRVDGSPVDKKTYFEREFYKIALCLCTLGLYALYSGSQYYAFGRKPYHDNRYSTEVEVD, from the coding sequence ATGAGTATTAAAGAGAAATTTAAACGCACCGGGGCATTCGTTATCGATTTTCAAATCGTAAAAATGTTTGCCCAGGTTCTCATTGGTGGCGTGTACTACGCCATCATGGGGATAAGCTCGAGACATCCTGATTATCAGGGACTCATCTCCTCAACTGGGAATGCTGCATTGCCTTTAATGCTAGCAATCTGTGTGTTTATTCTCCTGCTCTTTATCGGTATGTATTTGGGATATCACTGGGTGTGCTATCGCTATTTAGGTAATTCACTCGCTCGCTTCTTTTTGAAAGTGAGTGTTGTTTCCCGAGTCGATGGTAGCCCAGTAGATAAGAAGACTTACTTCGAGCGTGAGTTTTATAAGATTGCGTTGTGTCTATGTACTCTTGGCCTTTATGCCTTGTACAGCGGTTCACAATATTACGCTTTCGGGCGTAAACCCTATCACGACAATCGTTACTCAACGGAAGTTGAAGTCGACTGA
- a CDS encoding MetS family NSS transporter small subunit has product MTTGAIIMMIVGVCITWGGAALCIRKAMANS; this is encoded by the coding sequence ATGACTACAGGTGCAATCATCATGATGATCGTGGGTGTGTGTATTACTTGGGGCGGTGCTGCTCTATGTATTCGCAAAGCAATGGCTAACAGCTAA
- a CDS encoding sodium-dependent transporter codes for MKREQWGSRVGFIMAAVGSAIGLGNIWRFPYMAYENGGGAFFIPYLFAMVTAGIPFMILEFSMGQRHRGSAPKTLKAINSKFEWLGWFQVGVAAVIAVYYVAVIGWAISYFGMSFTQSWGADTNAYFFSSYLHLGDNSPTNLGSIQWGIAIAMLIAWAVTYAAIAGGVKSGIERASKIMMPVLFVMVIALIARVIMLPGAIEGVNYMFKPDFSKIWDVKVWAAAYGQIFFTLSIGFSIMLAYSSYLPEKSDITNNAFMTVLINCGFSILAGIMIFSVLGYMATTQDKPITDVVSAGVGLAFVTIPAAINLLPMPYILGPIFFFALVVAGLSSHISLLEAVTSAIIDKLGWSRRKAANIVCGVGVVISMAYATNGGLLLLDLVDHFANNIGIIASCLVELILMTWMLSVAESRAYVNNHSDFKVGFWFDICLRFISPAILAIIIVTKLHTLLTEGYGGYDLTLGWVMIAALFVIGVAINLSSKSNNNRKGVEA; via the coding sequence ATGAAGCGCGAACAATGGGGATCTAGGGTCGGTTTTATTATGGCCGCAGTAGGATCAGCAATTGGTTTAGGAAACATCTGGCGTTTCCCTTATATGGCTTATGAAAACGGCGGCGGTGCGTTTTTCATTCCTTATTTATTTGCCATGGTTACCGCAGGCATCCCATTCATGATCCTTGAGTTCAGTATGGGCCAACGCCATCGTGGTAGTGCACCAAAAACGTTAAAAGCTATCAACTCAAAATTTGAATGGCTTGGCTGGTTCCAAGTTGGTGTAGCAGCTGTGATTGCCGTTTACTATGTAGCGGTTATTGGTTGGGCTATTTCTTATTTTGGAATGTCGTTCACTCAAAGTTGGGGCGCAGATACTAACGCCTACTTCTTCTCAAGCTACCTGCATTTAGGTGATAACTCTCCAACTAACTTGGGTTCAATCCAATGGGGAATCGCGATTGCCATGCTGATTGCTTGGGCTGTCACTTATGCAGCGATTGCAGGCGGTGTTAAATCAGGTATCGAACGTGCATCTAAGATCATGATGCCAGTACTGTTTGTAATGGTTATCGCGTTGATTGCTCGCGTCATCATGTTGCCAGGTGCCATTGAAGGTGTGAACTACATGTTCAAACCAGATTTCAGCAAAATCTGGGATGTGAAAGTGTGGGCTGCAGCTTATGGTCAGATTTTCTTCACCTTAAGTATCGGTTTCTCAATCATGCTGGCGTACTCAAGTTACTTGCCTGAAAAATCAGACATTACTAACAACGCATTCATGACTGTACTTATCAACTGTGGTTTCTCAATCTTAGCCGGTATCATGATTTTCTCCGTGCTAGGCTACATGGCAACAACACAAGATAAGCCTATTACTGACGTCGTTTCTGCGGGCGTAGGTTTAGCGTTTGTTACTATTCCAGCGGCAATTAACCTATTGCCAATGCCTTACATCTTGGGTCCTATTTTCTTCTTCGCCCTAGTTGTAGCAGGTCTAAGTTCACATATCTCACTATTGGAAGCAGTGACTTCAGCCATCATCGACAAACTGGGTTGGAGCCGTCGTAAAGCTGCCAATATCGTATGTGGTGTTGGTGTCGTTATCTCCATGGCTTATGCAACCAACGGTGGTCTATTACTACTAGACTTGGTTGACCATTTTGCAAACAACATCGGTATTATCGCAAGTTGTTTGGTTGAATTGATTCTTATGACTTGGATGCTAAGCGTTGCAGAATCACGCGCTTACGTTAACAACCATTCAGACTTTAAAGTTGGCTTCTGGTTTGATATCTGCCTACGCTTTATCTCTCCAGCAATCCTAGCCATCATTATCGTCACTAAACTGCATACCTTGCTAACCGAAGGATACGGTGGTTATGACCTAACTCTTGGTTGGGTAATGATTGCAGCTCTGTTTGTGATCGGCGTTGCCATCAATCTATCAAGCAAAAGTAACAACAATCGTAAAGGAGTAGAAGCATGA
- the cydH gene encoding cytochrome bd-I oxidase subunit CydH — protein sequence MNFELKASLIITTICFAVFIGFGLVAIAS from the coding sequence ATGAACTTTGAGTTGAAAGCCTCTTTGATCATTACCACCATTTGCTTTGCTGTTTTTATTGGCTTTGGTTTAGTTGCCATTGCATCCTAA
- a CDS encoding patatin-like phospholipase family protein, which produces MRSNSGTVSEINVHVDELQLSKFLGGKNALVAQGGGQRGIFTAGVFDAFILSNFDPFDEYFGTSAGALNICPYICRQHGLSRSFIMELTTDPSFFHLFSYIRRKQYLNLDWALDKILDFPYKLDVDMGRRTLGSHKKAFAAVTAIPTLVDHYLPMLQKDWREVLTATCAIPGLYQGTVSVADQAFVDGGVSAAIPVQEAWRRGARFIAIVRTECTDESIEQHLELDVHQQEVTWFRDSLNHIQLHWQNKLEQWKQDWGSFLAQQRTRAQQTRALEIMNGGRWLFGADDIYRLSHLLGDKFDSGLADMLMVHYQTYALTQEFMNSPPDDSFIVQIAPEEPLRSGPLMSRKEDLQFDYELGLKAGFRFIDSYERAVKLWSRRTIYAHLGIPQDGSHNPDNSAS; this is translated from the coding sequence ATGAGAAGTAATAGTGGGACAGTCTCGGAAATCAACGTTCATGTTGATGAGCTGCAGTTATCAAAATTTCTTGGTGGTAAGAATGCCTTAGTTGCTCAAGGTGGTGGGCAGCGAGGTATTTTTACCGCTGGGGTGTTTGACGCCTTTATCTTGTCAAATTTTGACCCTTTCGATGAGTATTTTGGTACGTCGGCTGGGGCGTTGAACATTTGTCCTTATATATGCCGTCAGCATGGTTTGAGTCGCTCCTTTATTATGGAGTTAACGACGGATCCTTCTTTCTTCCATCTCTTTAGTTATATTCGGCGTAAGCAATACCTCAACCTAGATTGGGCGTTGGATAAAATCCTCGATTTTCCCTATAAACTTGACGTGGATATGGGGCGACGCACTTTGGGGTCGCATAAAAAAGCGTTTGCTGCGGTGACTGCCATTCCTACGCTGGTGGATCACTATTTGCCGATGTTACAAAAAGATTGGCGTGAAGTGCTCACGGCCACATGTGCGATTCCTGGGTTGTATCAGGGAACTGTCTCTGTTGCGGATCAAGCATTTGTTGATGGTGGCGTGTCTGCAGCTATTCCCGTGCAAGAGGCTTGGCGGCGTGGTGCTCGCTTTATCGCGATTGTTCGTACGGAATGTACTGATGAGAGTATTGAGCAGCATCTTGAACTGGATGTCCATCAGCAAGAGGTCACTTGGTTTCGCGATTCGCTTAATCACATTCAATTGCACTGGCAAAACAAGCTCGAGCAATGGAAACAAGATTGGGGATCCTTTTTGGCTCAGCAACGAACGCGTGCTCAGCAAACTCGAGCATTAGAGATAATGAATGGCGGGCGTTGGCTGTTCGGTGCCGATGATATTTACCGTTTAAGTCATTTGCTTGGGGATAAATTTGATTCTGGTTTAGCGGATATGCTCATGGTGCATTATCAGACCTATGCGCTCACACAAGAGTTTATGAATTCTCCACCGGATGACAGTTTTATCGTGCAAATTGCTCCTGAAGAGCCGCTTCGTTCCGGTCCATTAATGAGTCGTAAAGAAGATTTGCAGTTCGATTACGAATTGGGTTTAAAAGCGGGTTTTCGTTTTATTGATAGCTATGAAAGGGCAGTGAAACTCTGGTCAAGACGAACCATTTACGCTCACTTAGGTATCCCTCAAGATGGCTCTCATAATCCCGATAACTCGGCTTCTTAG
- the pyk gene encoding pyruvate kinase: MTKVQRRTKIVTTLGPSTDKDGVLEAIIRAGANVVRMNFSHGSAEDHKLRVQKVREIAASLGRTVAILGDLQGPKIRVSTFKEGKILLNEGDKFILDAELAPGQGDQESVGIDYKALPQDVQRDDILLLDDGRVQLHVMSVEGNKVHTQVLIGGPLSNNKGINKKGGGLSADALTEKDKRDILLAAEIKVDYLAVSFPRNGEDMKYARRLARDAGLTARMVAKVERAETVATEANMDDIIMASDVIMVARGDLGVEIGDPELIAVQKKLIKRAQALNRVVITATQMMESMITNPMPTRAEVMDVANAILDGTDAVMLSGETAAGKYPVETVKAMADVCIGAEKMIESKEQNYRLSGTFATEGEAIAMSTIYAANHLDGVQAMVIFTESGRTALMTSRLNTNFPIFALSKNDIALNRCSLYRGVTPFYFDSKGRDGHEVAQAALEALKEKKLLEFGDLVIITQGDIMDVEGTTNTMRILPVL; encoded by the coding sequence CCATAAGTTACGCGTTCAAAAAGTCCGTGAAATTGCCGCATCTCTCGGTCGAACCGTTGCCATTTTGGGTGATTTGCAAGGGCCAAAAATTCGCGTCTCCACTTTTAAAGAGGGGAAAATTCTGCTCAATGAAGGCGATAAATTCATCCTTGATGCCGAACTTGCACCTGGGCAAGGCGATCAAGAATCGGTCGGGATCGACTATAAAGCGCTACCACAAGATGTACAACGCGATGATATCCTGCTCCTAGATGACGGTCGGGTACAACTGCATGTCATGTCGGTAGAAGGCAATAAAGTCCATACCCAAGTCCTAATTGGTGGACCTCTGTCCAACAACAAAGGCATTAACAAAAAAGGCGGCGGTCTTTCTGCCGATGCGCTGACTGAAAAAGACAAGCGCGATATTCTGCTGGCCGCTGAAATCAAAGTCGACTATTTGGCGGTTTCCTTCCCGCGTAACGGTGAGGACATGAAATACGCTCGTCGTCTTGCCCGAGACGCAGGGTTGACAGCACGGATGGTGGCCAAAGTCGAACGTGCGGAAACCGTGGCGACCGAAGCCAACATGGATGACATTATCATGGCATCTGATGTCATCATGGTCGCTCGTGGTGACCTTGGGGTAGAAATTGGTGACCCTGAACTTATCGCGGTGCAGAAGAAACTGATCAAACGTGCTCAAGCGCTCAACCGTGTTGTCATTACCGCAACGCAGATGATGGAGTCGATGATTACTAACCCAATGCCGACCCGTGCAGAGGTTATGGACGTAGCCAACGCTATCTTAGACGGAACTGATGCGGTTATGCTGTCTGGAGAAACCGCTGCAGGTAAATACCCAGTGGAGACCGTCAAAGCGATGGCGGATGTCTGTATTGGTGCAGAAAAGATGATCGAATCCAAAGAGCAGAATTATCGTCTGTCTGGCACATTTGCCACTGAGGGAGAGGCTATTGCGATGTCAACCATCTACGCAGCCAACCATCTAGATGGTGTACAAGCGATGGTGATCTTTACCGAATCGGGCCGTACCGCGCTGATGACATCCCGCCTAAACACCAACTTTCCTATCTTTGCCTTGTCAAAAAATGATATTGCTTTGAATCGCTGCTCACTCTATCGCGGTGTAACCCCTTTTTACTTTGACAGCAAAGGTCGTGATGGACATGAAGTTGCGCAAGCCGCATTAGAGGCTTTAAAAGAGAAGAAACTGCTGGAGTTTGGTGATTTGGTCATCATCACGCAGGGGGATATCATGGATGTTGAAGGAACAACCAACACCATGCGGATATTACCAGTACTGTAA